A stretch of Candidatus Bathyarchaeota archaeon DNA encodes these proteins:
- a CDS encoding glycosyltransferase — MAKNSNLKVSVIVAAYNSQDTIEECLQSILNLNYPKGNVEVIVMDGQSKDQTVQKAQQFPVKVISICLNAPAAYNYAQKIAQHPILGFIDADAKVEPEWLNKLAPHLAEEKVAGVSGSIETWNQENPWARSIGYEIKNRYSRIGKYTGRIATMNLLLKKTVIEEAGGWDENLPSQYDTDLGFRVSAKGYKIAYEPSALCYHFNRPTVKAFYRQQQQYGRNTLKLYFKHGHLARGDEITDVGMNIQPALLLAVLVFFFMGLVPFLRLLWIVSGAILLAMLLYFVISAAKLSAKFKDKTAMRLVVLYFVRAVAWSVGATKTTVNTAFGRGK, encoded by the coding sequence ATGGCTAAAAACTCTAACCTCAAGGTTTCGGTGATTGTTGCAGCCTACAACAGCCAAGACACAATCGAAGAATGTTTACAGTCCATCCTCAACCTCAACTACCCAAAGGGCAACGTTGAAGTTATCGTTATGGACGGACAATCAAAAGACCAAACGGTACAGAAAGCCCAGCAGTTCCCAGTCAAAGTCATCTCAATCTGCCTAAATGCGCCCGCAGCCTACAACTACGCCCAAAAAATCGCCCAACACCCAATCCTCGGATTCATAGACGCCGACGCAAAAGTCGAGCCAGAATGGCTAAACAAGCTTGCTCCCCACCTCGCTGAAGAAAAAGTGGCTGGCGTAAGCGGCTCCATTGAAACGTGGAATCAGGAGAATCCATGGGCGCGGAGCATTGGTTACGAAATCAAAAACCGTTACAGTCGCATTGGCAAGTACACGGGACGCATAGCCACCATGAACCTGCTGCTAAAGAAAACCGTCATTGAGGAAGCAGGAGGGTGGGATGAGAACCTGCCAAGCCAGTACGATACGGACTTGGGTTTTCGTGTCAGCGCTAAAGGCTACAAAATCGCTTATGAACCTAGCGCGCTCTGTTACCATTTTAATCGCCCAACCGTGAAAGCGTTCTACCGCCAACAGCAACAGTACGGAAGAAACACGCTAAAACTCTACTTTAAACATGGGCACTTGGCGCGGGGTGACGAAATCACTGATGTGGGCATGAATATTCAGCCTGCACTTTTGTTGGCGGTTTTGGTATTTTTCTTTATGGGGCTTGTTCCCTTTTTGCGTTTGTTGTGGATTGTTTCAGGTGCAATCTTGCTGGCGATGCTGCTCTACTTTGTTATTTCCGCGGCTAAACTTTCCGCCAAGTTTAAAGACAAAACCGCCATGCGCCTTGTCGTGCTCTACTTTGTCCGCGCCGTCGCTTGGTCAGTGGGAGCAACAAAAACCACTGTAAACACCGCATTTGGGAGGGGCAAATGA
- a CDS encoding DUF4234 domain-containing protein gives METAYAKNQQADRKTWFSMWFLGAIVTFGLAFFPLFYRLVESRNKHFRREIALEQQIASYLKSQSKQPPQATKSYRDMNALAWAASIILIVPAFIIMYLLSRDLVMHEHQMDTFLAEAFPNRMFMTQTIPIKKYAVLTIITLGVGGIYWLYKLVNLYNAHYKAQWYVEKEIEKIMEQEKCQAPVKNADS, from the coding sequence ATGGAAACCGCATACGCCAAAAACCAGCAAGCCGACCGAAAAACATGGTTTTCCATGTGGTTTTTAGGTGCCATAGTAACCTTTGGCTTAGCATTTTTCCCCTTGTTTTATCGTCTAGTTGAGAGTAGAAACAAGCATTTCCGCCGCGAAATAGCCCTTGAACAGCAAATCGCAAGTTATCTGAAAAGTCAGAGCAAACAGCCGCCGCAAGCAACAAAAAGCTATCGCGATATGAACGCTTTGGCTTGGGCTGCAAGCATAATTTTGATTGTTCCCGCCTTTATCATTATGTATTTGCTTTCAAGAGATCTTGTTATGCATGAACATCAGATGGACACCTTTTTAGCAGAAGCTTTTCCTAACCGTATGTTCATGACCCAGACGATACCAATAAAAAAATATGCGGTTCTTACGATAATTACTTTAGGCGTTGGTGGAATATACTGGCTGTACAAACTCGTTAACCTCTACAACGCCCACTACAAGGCACAGTGGTATGTAGAAAAAGAAATCGAAAAAATCATGGAGCAAGAAAAATGTCAAGCACCTGTAAAAAACGCAGATTCGTAA
- a CDS encoding glycosyltransferase family 2 protein, whose product MSHSQLLSLIVPVRNEELTVGDIIERIQNVMAQVGLEYEVIVIDDCSTDKSRQNALKHEVAVCTLKEHCGKGYALRVGFKRAKGSIIITIDSDGSHRPEEIPQLLAPVLQGKADLVIGSRYLNQKNVKARCLNAFGVRIFNMLIKLLTGTAITDSQSGYRVMKREVLKRQNLKAQEYEIESEMLVQTAKQGFRIYEVPISFEQRTYGRSGVDPMVDGFKILLSIIIAYWRA is encoded by the coding sequence ATGAGCCATTCGCAATTGCTCTCGCTGATTGTTCCAGTTCGGAACGAAGAACTAACCGTAGGAGACATTATTGAACGCATCCAAAACGTCATGGCTCAGGTTGGCTTAGAATACGAAGTTATAGTTATTGACGACTGCTCCACCGATAAATCACGGCAAAACGCACTCAAACACGAAGTTGCCGTCTGCACCCTTAAAGAACACTGTGGGAAAGGGTATGCGTTGCGAGTTGGGTTTAAGCGGGCAAAGGGCAGCATAATCATCACGATTGACTCGGATGGGTCTCATCGTCCTGAGGAGATTCCGCAATTGCTTGCGCCTGTTCTGCAGGGCAAAGCGGATTTGGTGATTGGTTCACGCTACCTTAATCAGAAAAACGTCAAGGCAAGATGCCTCAACGCATTTGGCGTGAGAATCTTTAACATGCTAATTAAACTGTTAACGGGAACCGCCATAACCGATTCCCAGTCAGGCTACCGCGTCATGAAACGCGAGGTGCTAAAGCGGCAAAACCTCAAAGCTCAAGAGTACGAAATAGAATCTGAAATGCTTGTCCAAACCGCCAAACAAGGATTCCGAATCTACGAAGTGCCCATCAGTTTTGAGCAACGCACTTATGGCAGGTCAGGCGTGGACCCCATGGTAGATGGTTTTAAAATTTTGCTTTCGATAATAATTGCGTATTGGAGGGCTTAA
- a CDS encoding glycosyltransferase family 4 protein yields MMRQVCFISPEFWPLAGGTGAYVYYLANSLMKNGYGIRVVTGSNQTADVQVNPQLQVNFLKIPRMPIVKSFMLAEASNRKLTKTKKSEEPDITHAQLPLTPSFAVPPNYGKSLVCTVHSTWKGEAEAIRGEPYSRLNANEKFLVSFNWFLRFFEVGMIKRAARVIAVSDFTRRELRNYYNIPENRIRVIHNGVNTQKFKPATNKRKIKTQLGLNPDDLAILSVGRLYARKGLFTLIESMPAVIKRHPNAKFVISGKGQSTEMAKLNAHAEHLGVKDNIIFTGYYPDNKLPLLYQAADVFAFSTFYEHHPFAVLEALSSGLPVVTTNVGGIPETIVNGKNGYMVQPFNQHAFSEKILYLLDHPAFAAEMGASARETIVKGYDWGILVKDAIKVYNEALN; encoded by the coding sequence ATGATGCGGCAAGTCTGCTTTATCTCGCCCGAGTTTTGGCCTCTGGCAGGAGGAACAGGCGCATACGTGTATTACTTAGCCAATTCACTTATGAAAAACGGCTACGGCATCCGCGTGGTCACGGGCTCAAACCAGACAGCGGACGTGCAGGTTAACCCACAGTTACAAGTTAATTTCCTGAAAATCCCCCGAATGCCCATCGTCAAATCCTTCATGCTCGCAGAGGCCAGCAACCGCAAACTGACAAAAACCAAAAAATCCGAAGAACCCGACATCACCCACGCGCAGTTGCCCCTGACGCCCAGTTTTGCCGTGCCCCCTAACTATGGAAAAAGCCTTGTTTGCACAGTACACTCTACATGGAAAGGAGAAGCAGAAGCCATCCGCGGCGAACCCTACAGCCGATTGAATGCCAATGAGAAGTTTCTGGTGAGTTTTAACTGGTTTTTGCGGTTCTTTGAGGTGGGCATGATTAAACGCGCTGCTCGCGTCATTGCAGTTAGCGATTTCACACGGCGGGAACTGCGCAATTACTACAACATCCCCGAGAACAGAATCCGCGTAATCCACAACGGCGTCAACACCCAAAAATTCAAACCTGCAACAAATAAACGTAAAATTAAAACCCAACTCGGCTTAAACCCTGATGACCTTGCCATCCTCTCCGTGGGCAGACTCTACGCCCGAAAAGGATTATTTACATTAATTGAGAGCATGCCCGCCGTCATCAAACGCCACCCAAACGCCAAATTCGTCATCTCCGGCAAAGGACAAAGCACAGAAATGGCAAAATTAAACGCGCATGCAGAGCACCTAGGCGTAAAAGACAACATCATCTTTACAGGCTACTATCCCGACAACAAGTTGCCCCTACTCTATCAAGCAGCAGACGTGTTTGCGTTCTCAACGTTTTATGAGCACCACCCCTTCGCAGTGCTGGAGGCACTCTCGTCTGGGTTACCCGTGGTCACTACCAACGTGGGCGGCATTCCCGAAACAATAGTTAACGGCAAAAACGGCTATATGGTGCAACCCTTCAACCAGCACGCTTTCTCCGAGAAAATCCTGTATCTTCTTGACCATCCAGCGTTTGCGGCGGAAATGGGCGCATCGGCAAGAGAAACCATCGTGAAAGGTTATGATTGGGGGATTCTGGTTAAGGACGCCATAAAAGTCTACAATGAAGCCCTAAACTAA